From a single Pyxidicoccus xibeiensis genomic region:
- a CDS encoding SLOG cluster 4 domain-containing protein, producing the protein MRRGRRIIGVFGSGKEDHAERVIPLVRWIAEAGFDLLTGAGSGVMRVAADAFVQVEGRRGISIGIVPGTVDGGEYRPRPGYPNPGVELAIYTHLPLSGEQGTDLLSRNHINVLTPHALVALPGGPGTAAEAGLALRYGKPVILYGPPESFRRFHADLERTDSLERVAEFILETVREAGRPHAP; encoded by the coding sequence ATGCGCAGGGGACGGCGGATCATCGGAGTCTTCGGATCAGGCAAGGAGGACCATGCGGAGCGTGTCATCCCCCTGGTCCGCTGGATTGCCGAGGCGGGCTTCGACCTGCTCACCGGCGCGGGCAGCGGCGTCATGCGCGTGGCCGCGGACGCCTTCGTGCAGGTGGAGGGCCGGCGGGGCATCTCCATCGGCATCGTCCCCGGCACGGTGGACGGCGGGGAGTACCGCCCCCGCCCCGGCTACCCCAACCCCGGCGTGGAGCTGGCCATCTACACCCACCTGCCGCTCAGCGGCGAGCAGGGCACGGACCTGCTCAGCCGCAACCACATCAACGTCCTCACCCCGCACGCCCTGGTGGCGCTCCCCGGCGGGCCCGGCACCGCCGCCGAGGCCGGCCTGGCCCTGCGCTACGGCAAGCCCGTCATCCTCTACGGCCCCCCGGAGTCCTTCCGCCGCTTCCACGCGGACCTCGAGCGCACCGACTCCCTGGAGCGCGTCGCCGAGTTCATCCTGGAGACCGTCCGGGAGGCAGGTCGCCCGCACGCCCCGTAA
- a CDS encoding JmjC domain-containing protein has product MDLESPERPLLEQLFPSHSASDFLAEYWPRRHLACHGPLERLGALAQLPELQDLERLLHAYRGPVMVALPDRRDEHSVIRVDAESAGALYRSGMALILDSAERFLPLLEQWLFTLALELGLARNAVARTIVYASPPGGGNSPHFDANANIVVQLRGTKRWTLAPNTQVPFPTDRWAMNMGPPSPELAGYLEQELPQQMPEGAEVIALEPGSVLFVPRGYWHSTDASEDTLALNFTYSQPTWADVVTAALRQQLLKDVQWRELADGIGSPDPERSAACSARLSELLHQVQAHVFALEARSIVEQS; this is encoded by the coding sequence ATGGATCTGGAGTCGCCGGAGCGCCCCCTTCTCGAGCAGCTCTTCCCGTCACATTCGGCTTCCGACTTCCTGGCGGAGTACTGGCCCCGGCGGCACCTGGCCTGCCACGGTCCGCTCGAGCGGCTCGGGGCCCTCGCACAGCTCCCCGAGCTCCAGGACCTCGAGCGACTGCTGCACGCCTACCGCGGCCCGGTGATGGTCGCGCTGCCGGACCGGCGCGACGAGCACAGCGTCATCCGGGTGGACGCGGAGTCCGCCGGGGCGCTGTACCGCAGCGGCATGGCGCTCATCCTCGACTCGGCGGAGCGCTTCCTCCCCCTGCTCGAGCAGTGGCTGTTCACGCTGGCCCTCGAGCTGGGGCTGGCGCGCAACGCCGTCGCGCGGACCATCGTCTATGCCTCGCCGCCCGGCGGCGGCAACAGCCCCCACTTCGACGCGAACGCGAACATTGTCGTGCAGCTTCGCGGCACCAAGCGCTGGACGCTCGCGCCCAACACCCAGGTGCCCTTTCCCACGGACCGCTGGGCGATGAACATGGGCCCTCCCTCGCCCGAGCTGGCCGGCTACCTGGAGCAGGAGCTGCCCCAGCAGATGCCCGAGGGCGCCGAGGTCATCGCGCTCGAGCCCGGCTCGGTGCTCTTCGTGCCGCGCGGCTACTGGCACTCCACCGACGCCTCGGAGGACACGCTGGCGCTGAACTTCACGTACAGCCAGCCCACCTGGGCGGATGTCGTCACGGCCGCGCTCCGGCAGCAGCTGCTGAAGGACGTGCAGTGGCGCGAGCTCGCGGATGGGATTGGCTCGCCGGACCCCGAGCGCAGCGCGGCGTGCAGCGCGCGCCTCTCCGAGCTGCTGCACCAGGTGCAGGCCCACGTCTTCGCGCTGGAGGCCCGGAGCATCGTGGAGCAGAGCTAG
- a CDS encoding phage tail sheath family protein, with product MPEYLAPGVFVEETSFRSKSIEGVSTTTTGFVGPTRYGPVDLEPELVTSVVEFERIYGNRRQLAFKTIGSLHNYTWHAVRAFFEEGGKRLYISRVYRKPGDTTYTGLDSTIDLGGGTTVATEYADGHARTLLDLTAANKAETLALTARYPGSAGNFRVRFSLRVGQNVLSFDAGAPRVGALLPRDVVLIRDIRSPISSPVGSGEPYLAEWDEDAQDWRFTKGDSSPITSILLSSITEGDGYEIRVITAAVTVIPTDDPASAQTWDGLALDPAHTRAGAEDSLSARFGYDAADTAKNRDVPIIISVQDLTDGLGVLQAFLDASLASPPMSPPLDTALEDPDSPESQRSLEVLLKGGSDGVRPTADEYKGQQIVNTTRKTGLVQFEDLEDISIVAAPGSTFGYENGYGNDAASIINLLISHAQRMKYRIAVLDSGNGQTLSQVRALRAKIDSSHAALYYPWVKVLDPVTRQPIFLPPSGFVAGIYARNDVNRAVYKAPANEVVNLALGFEFSLSKAQQEVLNPEGINAFRFFEGRGNRLWGARTTSSDPEWKYVNLRRYFAYLERSIDKGTQWAVFEPNGEQLWANVRRTIEDFMLNEWQAGALLGDKPEKAYFVKCDRSTMSQNDLDNGRLVCLIGVAPLRPAEFVIFRIGQWTGDRK from the coding sequence ATGCCCGAATATCTTGCCCCTGGCGTATTCGTCGAAGAGACCAGCTTCCGCTCCAAGTCCATCGAGGGAGTGAGCACGACCACCACGGGCTTCGTCGGCCCCACGCGCTACGGCCCGGTGGACCTGGAGCCGGAGCTCGTCACCAGCGTGGTGGAGTTCGAGCGCATCTACGGCAACCGCCGTCAGCTCGCCTTCAAGACGATTGGCTCCCTGCACAACTACACGTGGCACGCGGTGCGCGCCTTCTTCGAGGAGGGCGGCAAGCGGCTCTACATCAGCCGCGTCTACCGCAAGCCGGGTGACACGACCTACACCGGCCTGGACTCCACCATCGACCTGGGTGGCGGCACCACGGTGGCCACCGAGTACGCGGACGGCCACGCCCGCACGCTCCTGGACCTGACCGCGGCCAACAAGGCGGAGACGCTGGCCCTGACGGCGCGCTACCCGGGCTCGGCCGGAAACTTCCGCGTGCGCTTCTCCCTGCGCGTGGGTCAGAACGTCCTCTCCTTCGACGCCGGAGCGCCCCGCGTGGGCGCGCTGCTGCCACGGGACGTGGTGCTGATTCGCGACATCCGCTCGCCCATCTCCAGCCCGGTCGGCTCCGGAGAGCCCTACCTGGCGGAGTGGGACGAGGACGCGCAGGACTGGAGGTTCACCAAGGGCGACAGCAGCCCCATCACCTCCATCCTCCTGTCCAGCATCACCGAGGGCGACGGCTATGAGATTCGCGTCATCACCGCCGCGGTGACGGTCATCCCCACGGACGACCCGGCCTCCGCGCAGACGTGGGACGGGCTGGCGCTGGACCCCGCGCACACGCGCGCCGGAGCGGAGGACTCGCTGTCCGCGCGCTTCGGCTACGACGCCGCTGACACGGCGAAGAACCGCGACGTCCCCATCATCATCTCCGTGCAGGACCTCACCGACGGCCTGGGCGTGCTGCAGGCGTTCCTGGACGCCAGCCTGGCCAGCCCGCCGATGAGCCCGCCGCTGGACACGGCGCTGGAGGACCCGGACTCGCCCGAGTCGCAGCGCTCGCTGGAGGTGCTGCTCAAGGGCGGCAGCGACGGCGTGCGGCCCACCGCGGACGAGTACAAGGGCCAGCAGATCGTCAACACCACCCGGAAGACGGGCCTGGTGCAGTTCGAGGACCTGGAGGACATCTCCATCGTCGCCGCGCCCGGCTCCACGTTCGGGTACGAGAACGGCTACGGCAACGACGCGGCCAGCATCATCAACCTGCTCATCTCGCACGCGCAGCGGATGAAGTACCGCATCGCCGTGCTGGACAGCGGCAACGGGCAGACGCTGTCGCAGGTGCGGGCGCTGCGCGCCAAGATTGATTCGAGCCACGCGGCCCTCTACTACCCCTGGGTGAAGGTGCTGGACCCCGTCACCCGCCAGCCCATCTTCCTGCCGCCCAGCGGCTTCGTGGCGGGCATCTACGCGCGCAACGACGTCAACCGTGCCGTGTACAAGGCCCCCGCCAACGAGGTGGTGAACTTGGCGCTCGGCTTCGAGTTCAGCCTGAGCAAGGCGCAGCAGGAGGTGCTCAACCCCGAGGGCATCAACGCCTTCCGCTTCTTCGAGGGCCGCGGCAACCGGCTGTGGGGCGCGCGCACCACGTCGTCGGACCCCGAGTGGAAGTACGTCAACCTGCGCCGCTACTTCGCCTACCTGGAGCGCTCCATCGACAAGGGCACCCAGTGGGCGGTGTTCGAGCCGAACGGCGAGCAGCTCTGGGCGAACGTCCGGCGGACGATTGAGGACTTCATGCTCAACGAGTGGCAGGCGGGCGCGCTGCTCGGGGACAAGCCTGAGAAGGCGTACTTCGTGAAGTGCGACCGCAGCACCATGAGCCAGAACGACCTGGATAACGGTCGGCTGGTCTGCCTCATCGGCGTGGCGCCGCTGCGCCCGGCCGAGTTCGTCATCTTCCGCATCGGCCAGTGGACCGGCGACCGGAAGTAA
- a CDS encoding sigma-54 interaction domain-containing protein, translating into MMTILGRSPIHARLLALVDAAAGNDAEVLIQGPSGVGKELYARRVHEQSPRAPHPFIPVNCGALPPDLFENELFGHVGGAFTGARSRARGLVAEAEHGTLFLDEVDALPLASQVKLLRLIQQKEYRPLGDSRLYRSDVRIIAATNADLLAETQAGHFRFDLFFRLRVLPIEVPPLRERPEDIPPLLEHYLQHYAVEYGQAPVTFSPEALERLLTYSWPGNVREVENCARYLLCTRPGSRVEVEHLPLLSELTPSTAARLEAQRLSRESFQDAKRRVVEAFERAWVEESLTEHEGNIAAAARASGKHRRAFFELMRRHGLKARSR; encoded by the coding sequence ATGATGACGATTCTGGGACGCAGTCCCATACATGCCCGGCTGCTGGCGCTGGTGGACGCGGCGGCGGGAAACGACGCGGAGGTCCTCATCCAGGGGCCCAGCGGCGTCGGCAAGGAGCTGTACGCGCGGCGGGTGCACGAGCAGAGCCCGCGGGCGCCGCATCCCTTCATCCCGGTCAACTGCGGCGCCCTGCCCCCGGACCTCTTCGAGAACGAGCTGTTCGGCCACGTGGGCGGCGCCTTCACGGGGGCGCGCTCGCGCGCGAGGGGCCTGGTGGCCGAGGCGGAGCACGGCACGCTCTTCCTGGACGAGGTCGACGCGCTGCCCCTGGCCAGCCAGGTGAAGCTCTTGCGGCTCATCCAGCAGAAGGAGTACCGGCCGCTGGGAGACTCACGGCTGTATCGCTCGGACGTGCGCATCATCGCCGCCACCAACGCGGACCTGCTGGCGGAGACGCAGGCGGGCCACTTCCGCTTCGACCTGTTCTTCCGCCTGCGCGTGCTGCCCATCGAAGTGCCGCCGCTGCGGGAGCGTCCGGAGGACATCCCGCCGCTGCTGGAGCACTACCTCCAGCACTACGCCGTGGAGTACGGCCAGGCGCCCGTCACCTTCTCGCCGGAGGCGCTGGAGCGGCTGCTGACCTATTCGTGGCCGGGCAACGTGCGCGAGGTGGAGAACTGCGCGCGCTACCTCTTGTGCACGCGCCCCGGCTCGCGCGTGGAGGTGGAGCACCTGCCGCTGCTGTCGGAGCTGACGCCGAGCACGGCCGCGCGGCTGGAGGCGCAGCGCCTGTCCCGCGAGTCGTTCCAGGACGCCAAGCGCCGGGTGGTGGAGGCCTTCGAGCGCGCGTGGGTGGAGGAGTCCCTCACCGAGCACGAGGGCAACATCGCCGCCGCGGCCCGCGCCAGCGGCAAGCACCGGCGCGCCTTCTTCGAGCTGATGCGCCGGCACGGGCTGAAGGCGCGCTCGCGCTGA
- a CDS encoding DUF4255 domain-containing protein — MATYAAISAVGQGLLALLEQACPKPEFEGAKFRLYQAADFKAPMDEGVSLYLYRVTPSVTRRNLPGRVDAQGRRTRRPLPLDLYYLLTPWAKSAVKQHRLLGWAMRQLEDTPTLTASFLNHYGTPETDTFLPDETVTVVFDPLSIQDMLNIWKPGEPNLQISATYIARMVGIESGISDEEAGPVQTRVLAPGRLTER, encoded by the coding sequence GTGGCAACGTATGCGGCCATCTCCGCGGTCGGTCAGGGCCTGCTGGCCCTGCTGGAGCAGGCGTGCCCCAAGCCCGAGTTCGAGGGCGCGAAGTTCCGCCTCTACCAGGCCGCTGACTTCAAGGCGCCCATGGACGAGGGCGTCTCCCTCTACCTGTACCGCGTCACGCCCAGCGTCACCCGCCGCAACCTCCCCGGCCGCGTGGACGCGCAGGGCCGCCGCACCCGCCGGCCCCTGCCGCTGGACCTCTATTACCTCCTGACGCCGTGGGCGAAGTCCGCCGTGAAGCAGCACCGGCTGCTCGGCTGGGCCATGCGGCAGCTCGAGGACACGCCCACCCTCACCGCCAGCTTCCTCAACCACTACGGCACGCCGGAGACGGACACCTTCCTGCCCGACGAGACAGTCACTGTCGTCTTCGACCCGCTGTCCATCCAGGACATGCTCAACATCTGGAAGCCGGGCGAGCCCAACCTGCAGATCTCCGCCACGTACATCGCGCGGATGGTGGGCATCGAGTCCGGCATCTCCGACGAAGAGGCCGGCCCCGTGCAGACGCGCGTCCTCGCGCCGGGGAGGTTGACGGAGCGATGA
- a CDS encoding acyl-CoA desaturase, translated as MTSVTAPRHRLSPVIIAYMVVVHALALSAFFLPWPPYALPMALGLYVAIGLGTTVGLHRLICHRAFKCPRWVEYALVTVAMLTGQGSPLLWAANHRIHHAHPDVDGDIHSPIRGFWWAHMGWILDEGSTDEQAWRTYCKDLADDRYYHWLVRFRLGPQVIAVVVLGLTLGWSALPACFFLPVVAWMQSTYAVNSVCHWKGFGYRKHDTRDLSRNVWWVGVLALGEGWHNNHHAYPASARHGWVWWQFDPGWLFIRLLRGLGLATDVKVPSRRHGARSPAA; from the coding sequence ATGACCTCGGTCACCGCCCCGCGCCACCGCCTGAGTCCCGTCATCATCGCCTACATGGTGGTGGTCCACGCGCTGGCGCTCTCCGCCTTCTTCCTGCCGTGGCCGCCCTACGCGCTGCCCATGGCGCTGGGCCTGTACGTGGCCATCGGCCTGGGGACGACGGTGGGGCTGCACCGGCTCATCTGCCACCGCGCCTTCAAGTGCCCGCGCTGGGTGGAGTACGCGCTCGTCACCGTCGCCATGCTGACGGGGCAGGGCAGCCCGCTGTTGTGGGCAGCCAACCACCGCATCCACCACGCGCACCCGGACGTGGACGGCGACATCCACTCGCCCATCCGCGGCTTCTGGTGGGCGCACATGGGGTGGATTCTCGACGAGGGCTCCACGGACGAGCAGGCATGGCGGACGTACTGCAAGGACCTCGCGGATGACCGGTACTACCACTGGCTGGTGCGCTTCCGCCTGGGGCCGCAGGTCATTGCCGTAGTGGTGCTGGGGCTGACGCTGGGGTGGAGCGCGCTGCCGGCCTGCTTCTTCCTGCCGGTGGTGGCGTGGATGCAGAGCACGTACGCTGTGAACTCCGTCTGCCACTGGAAGGGCTTCGGCTACCGCAAGCACGACACGCGCGACCTGAGCCGCAACGTGTGGTGGGTGGGCGTGCTGGCGCTGGGCGAGGGCTGGCACAACAACCACCACGCGTACCCCGCGTCCGCGCGGCACGGGTGGGTGTGGTGGCAGTTCGACCCGGGCTGGCTCTTCATCCGCCTGCTGCGGGGCCTGGGCCTGGCCACCGACGTGAAGGTGCCCTCGCGGCGCCACGGGGCGCGGAGCCCCGCGGCCTGA
- a CDS encoding AAA family ATPase, with product MRQPADSDSILASLVPYVPGAMLRRLEHLEPHALPLVEPVRGAILVLDIAGFTPIVVSLSGAGPRGIDALQRLLTSYYTEMIDVVKTHGGDIYQFAGDSILAAYEPVEGESDSDVVQRAARCALDVQQRLARFARLELLGQRFSVSSRIGIGFGESHRIMLGTTGMWMHPALIGQPLEQAVGAEKRATVGEVLLSPRAWELLPDAARRGEARDGAFRLEPAAPLQARPPPPATLPGGEELVARCALLLHPVLFTKITTAHQEFSGDFRDLTCFFLRFTSTTGPDEAEAFTRELNAFYEHVQRESAHHGGVLLMTDFTDKGNVLYVIFGAPTAQQNKEVLACKLACKLIRERDAFPFVQELQIGIATGHAYFGDMGSPWRKGYSALGEVVNLAARLMTHGRGTGIHIDSHTERKLQQGGFITEFVGDAKLKGVTRTVPVFRLQTEVRRSFLIKGGGDIVGRRVELETLRGALQDSLAGQGRVCVVSGEAGIGKSRLGAKMVEEAESGLDARSLYGICYSYEMFTPFFPWKEVLVQAFGLHEADDLATQVSRLTQGFEGLVDAGPEWIPVLGAILGLPLEEEPITRGLDARRKNQVVFEIIFQLLEKLSRQKPVLLFFEDLHWADNISVDLIEYVAARLSSLRLTLLVTMRPGEPLKNLKGLPGLRWMDLSSLDDDDTRALLRMHLRMDPPDLALEDMLLAKVQGNPFFAESIVQGLVEKGYLGVVAPGSGRMELKRSLQGLELPDSIQDVVLSRIDLLSETEKLVVKVASVVGRIFTLEAVAALAPGSVSPQRIREAVDTLRGLGLILLELEEPFTCIFKHIVIRDVAYNTLLVSAREDLHRRMARFIEARAGDNPVKSAGILAYHYLAGNDEVKGLEYTLLAARSAREQYANEDAIHHYNRALEILGVTTALDPDEVLLKTRKVMQELAETLLQAGNYDGAILMFEQCLADEEQESRRAEIHLGLGRSYQEKGESTKAIQDLEQALVLMGHGAPRNLGALALRTVGNLLLRFLAWVFPFLMRPLPAHRLPLYLKQLSTLISLIRIYYFADIKKLTWATLVATNMAERSRSDYAVSVATGFYATLLFGAGLVKRSLRHCERALEHARRAKDPVAEGLALSRLGIQAFFTNDLTRAHAFQEQAVATLRQVGERWERQTCLMMLATGEFLNSRFESAEGLYRQMNAIGLELNALMHQGWAHSWMPMCRYLRGEGDVGELCAELETGLRISIEVDDVANQCASLNHLANVTVREHQVEESALVALRSFDTIWNYHVLIPFLQVGLVDAAEAALFALEEGATVVPRGKLLRIVQLSSFKARALSKLYPYLKGPALRVTARSLRLRKGVKAAEPVFDEAIRVLEASPNRWETGVAYYDAAVALPHRRTELLARARDIFTAIGAKAELRRVERLELTDTLQMPPPGAPVSVGPGARA from the coding sequence ATGCGCCAGCCGGCCGACTCGGACTCCATCCTCGCCTCCCTCGTCCCGTACGTCCCGGGTGCGATGCTCCGCCGGCTGGAGCACCTGGAGCCGCACGCGCTGCCGCTGGTGGAGCCGGTGCGCGGCGCCATCCTCGTGCTGGACATCGCGGGCTTCACGCCCATCGTCGTCAGCCTGAGCGGCGCCGGCCCGCGCGGCATCGACGCGCTCCAGCGCCTGCTGACCAGCTACTACACGGAGATGATCGACGTCGTGAAGACGCACGGCGGCGACATCTACCAGTTCGCCGGGGACTCCATCCTCGCCGCCTACGAGCCGGTGGAGGGCGAGTCCGACTCGGACGTGGTGCAGCGCGCGGCCCGGTGCGCGCTGGACGTGCAGCAGCGGCTGGCGCGCTTCGCCCGGCTGGAGCTCTTGGGCCAGCGGTTCAGCGTGTCCTCGCGCATCGGCATCGGCTTCGGCGAGTCGCACCGCATCATGCTCGGCACCACGGGCATGTGGATGCACCCGGCGCTCATCGGCCAGCCGCTGGAGCAGGCGGTGGGCGCGGAGAAGCGCGCCACGGTGGGCGAGGTGCTCCTGAGCCCGCGCGCCTGGGAGCTGCTCCCGGACGCCGCGCGCCGGGGCGAGGCGCGGGACGGGGCCTTCCGCCTGGAGCCCGCCGCGCCGCTCCAGGCCCGGCCTCCACCGCCGGCCACGCTGCCGGGGGGCGAGGAGCTGGTGGCGCGCTGCGCGCTGCTCTTGCACCCGGTGCTCTTCACGAAGATCACGACGGCGCACCAGGAGTTCAGCGGGGACTTCCGCGACCTCACCTGCTTCTTCCTGCGCTTCACCAGCACCACGGGGCCCGACGAGGCCGAGGCCTTCACCCGCGAGCTGAACGCCTTCTACGAGCACGTCCAGCGCGAGAGCGCGCACCACGGCGGCGTGCTCCTGATGACGGACTTCACGGACAAGGGCAACGTCCTCTACGTCATCTTCGGCGCGCCCACCGCCCAGCAGAACAAGGAGGTGCTGGCCTGCAAGCTGGCCTGCAAGCTCATCCGCGAGCGGGACGCGTTCCCCTTCGTCCAGGAGCTGCAGATTGGCATCGCCACCGGGCACGCCTACTTCGGCGACATGGGCTCGCCGTGGCGCAAGGGCTACTCCGCGCTGGGCGAGGTGGTGAACCTGGCCGCGCGCCTGATGACGCACGGGCGCGGCACCGGCATCCACATCGACTCGCACACCGAGCGCAAGCTCCAGCAGGGCGGCTTCATCACCGAGTTCGTGGGTGACGCGAAGCTCAAGGGCGTCACGCGCACGGTGCCGGTGTTCCGGCTTCAGACGGAGGTGCGGCGCAGCTTCCTCATCAAGGGCGGTGGGGACATCGTCGGCCGGCGCGTGGAGCTGGAGACGCTGCGCGGCGCGCTCCAGGACTCGCTGGCGGGGCAGGGCCGGGTGTGCGTGGTGTCCGGCGAGGCGGGCATCGGCAAGTCGCGCCTGGGCGCCAAGATGGTGGAGGAGGCGGAGTCCGGCCTGGACGCGCGCAGCCTGTACGGCATCTGCTACTCGTACGAGATGTTCACCCCCTTCTTCCCGTGGAAGGAGGTGCTGGTCCAGGCCTTCGGCCTGCACGAGGCGGACGACCTGGCCACGCAGGTCAGCCGGCTCACCCAGGGCTTCGAGGGGCTGGTGGACGCGGGCCCGGAGTGGATTCCGGTGCTGGGCGCCATCCTCGGCCTGCCGCTGGAGGAGGAGCCCATCACCCGCGGCCTGGACGCGCGGCGCAAGAACCAGGTCGTCTTCGAGATCATCTTCCAACTGCTGGAGAAGCTGTCGCGCCAGAAGCCGGTGCTGCTGTTCTTCGAGGACCTGCACTGGGCGGACAACATCTCCGTCGACCTCATCGAGTACGTGGCGGCGCGGCTGTCCTCGCTGCGGCTGACGCTGCTGGTGACGATGCGGCCGGGCGAGCCGCTGAAGAACCTGAAGGGGCTGCCGGGGCTGCGCTGGATGGACCTGTCCAGCCTGGATGACGACGACACGCGGGCCCTGCTGCGCATGCACCTGCGCATGGACCCGCCGGACCTGGCGCTGGAGGACATGCTGCTGGCGAAGGTGCAGGGCAACCCGTTCTTCGCCGAGTCCATCGTCCAGGGGCTGGTGGAGAAGGGCTACCTGGGGGTGGTGGCGCCGGGCTCGGGCCGCATGGAGCTCAAGCGGAGCCTCCAGGGGCTGGAGCTGCCGGACTCCATCCAGGACGTGGTGCTCTCGCGCATCGACCTGTTGAGCGAGACGGAGAAGCTGGTGGTGAAGGTGGCCTCGGTGGTGGGGCGCATCTTCACGCTGGAGGCCGTCGCGGCGCTGGCGCCGGGCTCGGTGTCGCCGCAGCGCATCCGCGAGGCCGTGGACACGCTGCGCGGCCTGGGGCTCATCCTCCTGGAGCTGGAGGAGCCCTTCACCTGCATCTTCAAGCACATCGTCATCCGCGACGTGGCGTACAACACGCTGCTGGTGTCGGCGCGCGAGGACCTGCACCGGAGGATGGCGCGCTTCATCGAGGCGCGCGCGGGCGACAACCCCGTCAAGTCCGCGGGCATCCTCGCGTACCACTACCTCGCCGGAAACGACGAGGTGAAGGGGCTGGAGTACACGCTGCTGGCGGCGCGCAGCGCGCGTGAGCAGTACGCCAACGAAGACGCCATCCACCACTACAACCGGGCGCTGGAGATCCTCGGCGTCACCACCGCGTTGGATCCGGACGAGGTCCTCCTCAAGACGCGCAAGGTGATGCAGGAGCTGGCGGAGACGCTGCTGCAGGCGGGCAACTACGACGGCGCCATCCTCATGTTCGAGCAGTGCCTGGCGGACGAGGAGCAGGAGTCACGCCGGGCGGAGATCCACCTGGGGCTGGGGCGCTCGTACCAGGAGAAGGGCGAGTCCACGAAGGCCATCCAGGACCTGGAGCAGGCGCTGGTGCTGATGGGGCACGGCGCGCCGCGCAACCTGGGAGCGCTGGCGCTGCGCACGGTGGGCAACCTCCTCCTGCGCTTCCTGGCGTGGGTGTTCCCCTTCCTGATGCGCCCGCTGCCGGCGCACCGGCTGCCGCTGTACCTCAAGCAGCTGTCCACGCTCATCTCGCTCATCCGCATCTACTACTTCGCGGACATCAAGAAGCTCACCTGGGCCACGCTGGTGGCCACCAACATGGCGGAGCGCTCGCGCAGCGACTACGCGGTGAGCGTGGCCACGGGCTTCTACGCCACGCTGCTGTTCGGCGCCGGGCTGGTGAAGCGCTCGCTGCGGCACTGCGAGCGGGCGCTGGAGCACGCGCGCCGCGCGAAGGACCCGGTGGCGGAGGGGCTGGCGCTCAGCCGCCTGGGCATCCAGGCCTTCTTCACCAACGACCTCACGCGCGCGCACGCCTTCCAGGAGCAGGCGGTGGCGACGCTGCGGCAGGTGGGCGAGCGCTGGGAGCGGCAGACCTGCCTGATGATGCTGGCGACGGGCGAGTTCCTGAACTCGCGCTTCGAGTCGGCCGAGGGGCTCTACCGGCAGATGAACGCCATTGGCCTGGAGCTGAACGCGCTGATGCACCAGGGCTGGGCGCACTCGTGGATGCCGATGTGCCGCTACCTGAGGGGTGAGGGGGACGTGGGGGAGCTGTGCGCGGAGCTGGAGACGGGGCTGCGCATCAGCATCGAGGTGGACGACGTGGCCAACCAGTGCGCCAGCCTCAACCACCTGGCCAACGTGACGGTGCGCGAGCACCAGGTGGAGGAGTCCGCGCTGGTGGCGCTCCGCTCGTTCGACACCATCTGGAACTACCACGTGCTCATCCCCTTCCTGCAGGTGGGGCTGGTGGACGCGGCGGAGGCGGCGCTGTTCGCGCTGGAGGAGGGGGCCACGGTGGTGCCGCGGGGCAAGCTGCTGCGCATCGTCCAGCTGAGCAGCTTCAAGGCGCGGGCGCTGTCGAAGCTGTACCCGTATCTGAAGGGGCCGGCGCTGCGGGTGACGGCGCGCTCGCTGCGGCTGCGCAAGGGCGTGAAGGCGGCGGAGCCCGTGTTCGACGAGGCCATCCGCGTCCTGGAGGCGAGCCCCAACCGGTGGGAGACGGGCGTTGCATACTACGACGCAGCCGTGGCCCTGCCGCACCGCCGGACGGAGCTGCTGGCGCGGGCGCGCGACATCTTCACCGCCATCGGCGCGAAGGCGGAGCTGCGCCGCGTCGAGCGGTTGGAGCTGACGGACACCCTCCAGATGCCGCCGCCCGGCGCTCCTGTCTCCGTGGGCCCTGGCGCCAGGGCCTGA